The following proteins come from a genomic window of Methanosarcina sp. MTP4:
- a CDS encoding hydantoinase/oxoprolinase N-terminal domain-containing protein codes for MKYSMGIDAGGTYTDSIIIRDSDGKVLDSNKALTTYPDLLAGIRNSIDGLDQKYLKDIKLVSVSTTLATNTILEKTGYPVGLIFVGDYELPEKLPVDYYTVVAGGHDHHGAELVPLDMEAVGTFVRKLGDKVSAFAVSSYFSVRNPAHELAIKESIQELTGLPVVCGHELSLDLGAYERGVTAYLNAQLIPIADQFIRSIKEEMEHRGMDARLLMLKCDGSVVGINEALEKPIESIFSGPAASLVGASHLSGLKTCAVIDVGGTSTDVSMVEDGLPELCPEGAVVGGWQTKVKAIRMETSAMGGDSHVWVKGMKINIGPRRVIPLCVAAVKYPGFLETLKMGKTPAALRLEENVQPTKFFIKTGVMPTELGKYEKEIFERVEDTPTSLSDIFWKLEKKPSPHLLDSLIRKRLVQAIGFTPTDALHVLGEYTAWDAEASRVGAKLLERYTQTDSLELCKQIKQEVARNMALNLMSYILKDVPPREIEKIILSDKFAQFRMKLPVVLIGGPVVAFTEEIKQILDADIVVPKYAEVGNAVGALVGKGIKRVEILIKNTHSKNRKRLVLVFSPAGRETFGSFPEALERADTLGKKLVMDYMTEAGLDKGHVQISVDRKDISLSEAGTVPVETKLVFVGVGMPKT; via the coding sequence ATGAAATACAGCATGGGCATTGACGCGGGAGGCACATACACCGATTCGATCATCATCCGGGACTCGGACGGAAAAGTACTTGACTCGAACAAGGCGCTTACCACCTACCCGGACCTCCTGGCCGGGATCAGGAATTCCATCGACGGGCTGGACCAGAAATACCTGAAGGACATAAAACTTGTGTCCGTTTCCACGACCCTGGCAACGAACACTATCCTCGAAAAAACCGGGTACCCTGTGGGCCTGATTTTTGTAGGGGACTATGAACTCCCGGAAAAATTACCTGTTGACTACTATACCGTGGTAGCAGGCGGACACGATCACCATGGGGCGGAACTGGTACCCCTGGACATGGAAGCTGTGGGAACCTTTGTCCGGAAACTCGGGGATAAGGTCTCGGCTTTTGCCGTCTCCTCTTATTTCAGCGTCCGGAACCCTGCTCATGAGCTGGCTATAAAGGAAAGTATCCAGGAACTTACCGGGCTTCCGGTGGTCTGCGGGCACGAACTATCCCTTGACCTCGGAGCCTACGAAAGAGGAGTCACTGCTTACCTGAACGCCCAGTTGATCCCGATTGCAGACCAGTTCATCCGCTCGATCAAGGAAGAAATGGAGCACAGGGGAATGGATGCCCGGCTGCTCATGCTCAAATGCGACGGGTCGGTAGTGGGCATCAACGAAGCCCTGGAAAAACCCATCGAATCCATCTTTTCCGGCCCTGCCGCAAGCCTTGTAGGGGCATCCCATCTCTCGGGCCTGAAGACCTGTGCCGTTATCGATGTTGGAGGAACCAGCACGGACGTCTCCATGGTAGAAGACGGGCTTCCCGAACTCTGTCCGGAAGGGGCAGTCGTTGGAGGCTGGCAGACCAAGGTCAAGGCCATCCGGATGGAGACATCGGCCATGGGCGGGGACAGCCATGTCTGGGTAAAGGGCATGAAAATCAACATAGGTCCCAGGCGGGTAATACCCCTCTGTGTGGCAGCTGTCAAGTACCCCGGTTTTCTGGAAACCCTGAAAATGGGCAAGACGCCTGCTGCCCTCCGGCTTGAAGAAAACGTCCAGCCCACCAAGTTCTTCATAAAAACCGGAGTGATGCCCACAGAACTTGGAAAGTACGAAAAGGAGATTTTCGAACGGGTAGAGGACACCCCTACCTCTCTTAGCGACATATTCTGGAAGCTGGAAAAAAAACCGTCTCCCCACCTGCTTGATTCCCTGATTAGAAAACGCCTTGTCCAGGCAATCGGCTTCACCCCAACCGACGCCCTGCATGTGCTCGGGGAATATACCGCCTGGGATGCGGAAGCTTCAAGAGTGGGGGCAAAGCTCCTGGAACGCTATACCCAGACAGATTCCCTGGAACTCTGCAAGCAGATAAAACAGGAAGTCGCAAGGAACATGGCACTGAACCTCATGTCATATATCCTGAAAGATGTGCCCCCCCGGGAAATTGAAAAGATCATCCTCTCGGATAAATTTGCGCAGTTTAGGATGAAACTGCCTGTTGTCCTTATCGGCGGCCCGGTTGTCGCTTTCACGGAGGAGATAAAACAGATCCTCGACGCCGACATTGTGGTCCCGAAATACGCGGAAGTCGGAAACGCCGTGGGAGCTCTTGTAGGAAAAGGCATAAAAAGAGTTGAAATCCTTATCAAAAACACCCATTCCAAAAACCGGAAAAGGCTTGTCCTTGTCTTTTCCCCGGCAGGTAGGGAAACCTTCGGAAGCTTCCCCGAAGCCCTGGAGCGTGCAGACACCCTCGGGAAAAAACTCGTCATGGATTACATGACCGAAGCGGGCCTGGACAAAGGCCATGTC